A region of the Drosophila albomicans strain 15112-1751.03 unplaced genomic scaffold, ASM965048v2 utg000300l_pilon, whole genome shotgun sequence genome:
gacaacagtgtattgccgtgggttggcaattggttgatacccagaattggtggtagttgtccgtagtgtaagtattgtcgtggctgttgttgtctgaaagggattggtggtggttgtctgtttgagaggatgacattccgtggggctggtatgggtttactattactgtttctaaaatgtgtcggatgtcctttaaaagtggcatgtttcgacctaaaggtttgattttccatttttaagcagagatgtagtgcggtaggtaagtctgctggttctttcatgcctaatagccgaggcaagtcaccttgtagccctcgaatgaaagtgtctagagctttgtctctgtataattttgtcaacattgcttccccgtttctgtcaatatccatgctactcgttttatttaaaattagggacaagtgtctgtatacgtctttatggaaatcttccactgattgattcgtaccttgtactaatgtagtcatttcatatactagggttgctatgtctcgtttatctgcataatgcagcgaaagacatctacacatggcatcccagttaagcggtaccttatatgcttctaaagcttggtctgcacttttcgttatcttgtctcggatggtgtgcaagatattatgatatttgggcgtaccttggtatgagttatatgcttgtaaaacacgctctacacttttttttccatgagctaaattcttcggggtttccactaaactcacgcaaaccttttgctatgtcgggtactctgtcaagatctgtcaaatttctttgatgttctggcgcaataacatgatctgggagacttagaaaatcttctacaggattggtatgttgtcttaataatattggcaattgttcggctaatatttcgcttatagcggctgttagagcggctctgttatcttcgttcatggtgggtctgttttgttgatgttctaaatgcctattgttttgtctctcaattgaacgttgtctttgtgcttcgttcacttgttctatttcttcaggatctaatatggggggtcgaattaagttatgacgattggccataagcgataagatgaaatttaaacgctatattattctttttttttttgttttttttttgttgttttatattataagtttataaccagtggatggttttttccttctaccttggagggtcccttgggaatcgcaaagttggaataagttatatcaccgttgtgatctttttgtttgatttatcgctttacacttatttatgttatttactcttttactatggactcttttgagtcttgtttactttgcaatgatttgtttcttttcttatatattttttttttaattttgcttttcgcttttagttttattcatttgcttGCGATTTGCTATATTCTATATGGACTCCTTGGAGTCTTGTATTTTTACACTTtgctttatgtttttaatttccgtttttgttttcttttctttgtaaaATTTCTTATATCTAGCTTACATTAGCAATGATGTGGCCACCTTTCCTGATGGGACGGGGTTGTTCCTTTTTGCAGCTGCTACTGGGGCTCCGTGATCCATACCTCCTGGAGAGTATTCTGAGAACGTATCTTGCAGAATATGTGGTCCACCGATGCAGTTCTCACAACCTCACCTGTTACACTAGCTAACTTAATGGCTTGGTACAGGTTTATGTTGGCTAACTTAATAGTAGTTGGAATAACCCGTTTCTATACATACCACATTTCTGTACAAGGAAGTACTAATTAGGGTCACATGTCATTAGTGTCAATTTAGGGGtaataaagatgcaatttaattagggtaACCTCTTGAAATGTCAAGTGTGAGGtaataaagatgcaatttaattagggttAGTTGTGGAAATGACAAGTGTGGGATTTGTCTGACGAATCGTACGCGACCCGAGACGGGGCGATGAAAGGATCGGGATCGGGGTCGGGGGCGTTTCGTCAGACAAATCCTTCGGAGTCGGGGTCGGGGTCGAGATCGCTTGTCCCGAGACGCTCTCGGGGTCGGAGTCGAGATCGCTTGTCCCGACACGCCCTCGAGGTCGGGATCGCAATCGGTCTCGTACTCGAGGTCGCAATCGAAAACGATTCATAGATCGAGGACGAAAACGTGCAACGAACACGTACTACGATACGCTCTCGAGGTCGTGTGTCCCGAGACGAGACGGTGGGGGGTCGGGATCGCAGTCGAAAACGATTCGTAGATCGAGGGCGAAAACGTCTAACGAACACGTGCTACGATACGCTCTCGAGTTCGAGACGAGACGGGGGGTCGCAGTCGAAAACGATTCGTAGATCGAGAACGAAAACGTGTAACGAACACGTGCTACGAAACGCTCTCGAGATCGTGTGTCCCGAGACGAGACGGTGAGGGGGTCGGGGTCGCAGTCGAAAACGATTTGTAGATCGAAGGCGCCTTGCACGCTAGCTAGCATCGCTAGCTGTAAAACGATCGTAGGCGCCACGCTATCTATAAAACGAACGAAGGTGTGGCGCCCACTTGTCTCGTCATTTCGAATGTATTCGAAATCGGAGCGGAGGAAGGACGATGTGATGAACGTTAAAAAGGATGGGAACGTGATGTAATTCAGACGAGAGTACAACACCATTTCCAAGACACTTGaagataaaatagaaaatctgAAAGAAAAGCCGAATATTATAACCAAGATGGAATGAGACTAATACACCATGAATACCCAAGGATATTCGTCCACTATTCAATTTTCCTCGGTTTTCATCCAAAAACCTAAAATCCTTAAAATCACTTCTAGTTTGTGACTCGAAGATACACATCGGCTCCGCGATTCTCCAAagttaacaatatttaaaaattgttaagtgAATAATTGTGTagtgaaaaattgtttaaacattcagtattaacaataaaaccctcgtcgaaaacaaaatataattgtgcagtgaaaattgttaataactttcaaaatcaagtttgtttaaacaaattgtaaaattcgaaaattattattaaacaacattgtaaaaatcaattttacaatacacaatcaaatagtttaaaaacaatacttcaaataaaataaacattatttcattcaaccatcaaataaaaaagaaacaatcaaaaaaaaaaaaacatcaacatgAATCCCGAGAATatcaacaacttcaacaacttcaactacaCCACCAACACCATCAATGGGGAGTATTGCTATTCCTGCCAGCATTACCTACCTGCAGGTATGCAATGGCATTTCCACGCTCGCAccgatatacataaatacaactCCATCCGTCCGGTGGACGGAAGAATCAACATGAATCCCGAGAATAtcaacaacttcaactacaCCACCAACACCATCAATGGGGAGTATTGCTATTCCTGCCAGCATTACCTACCTGCAGGTATGCAATGGCATTTCCACGCTCGCActgatatacataaatacaactCTATCCGTCCGGTGGACGGAAGAATCAAGCAGATTGTGAATGGGTACAAGGGACGTATTCTCCAATACATGTTTGAGAATGAGGGAGCGGATGTAAGGATGCCTATGGAATTCCTAAATGAGGCTGGATTAGCACTGATCCCACACTTGGAATGCGTGATGACTACCCACCTATCAtctaaatgcaattttgagTTGTTTGCTGAGTACATGCTAATAAAAGAGTATGATAttcaacaagaaataaaatcgtTCCAGAGCACAATGTCTCAGGTTACGACTGGATCCGACTTCACCCGCTTCTTTGAATCGCATAAAAATGTGATAGACGCAAAAATGAGTGAGTTTCAGGAAAAGGATAGTGGATGGACCTTGACACGAATTATTAGGCTGGAGcttaatgtttataaatgtgATCCGACAAAAGGATCTAATCATTTTGAGCTTccgcttaaattaaaaaatagaaaggcAGTTGTTAATGTACATAACAAAGATGCCTTCTGTTTTAAGTGGGCAATTATATCAGCTCTCAAACCAATAAGTAGATCATACCATTGTAATAGTTATGGTGTTGAGATTACGTCCCCAATAATTGAGGTGAATAACATAAAGATTGACTTCAATGGATTATCATTCCCGAtggaaattcgaaaaataaaagagttcaCTAAACGAAACCCTCACATAAGTTTAAATGTGTTCGGGTATGATGAGGAATCTGATAAAATAATTGGACCACTTTACTGCGATGGAGTGGAAATGAGAAtccacattaatttattattcgtcGACGGACCAACGGCGGGTATTCATGGACACTATGTAtggattaaaaatatttcatcgTAAGtacattcattaaatttgaaaatatcacAATCAccttacaatttcaattttcattcacAGTCTACTTGCCAAACAACTGGGTAAACATCGAGTTAAGCGTTGGTTCTGTAATCAATGCTTACAATACTCGACGAGTGAGGAGAGGGCGGCTCAACATACATTGAGATGTAGTCGGGTGGTTACCGAGGGACCAAGGAAGGATCAGAAGATTAGCTTTAAAAACCATCATCGTCAGTTGGAGGTTCCGTTCGTCGTGTATGCAGACTTTGAATGTATATTGGAACCAGTATCATTAGATGTAAGTGTAAACacgaaaattattaataagcaTGTGCCAGTAGCATTTGCATACTACATAAAGTGTGCATTTGACTCTGGCTTAGATAAGTTTGTTTCGAAGACAGGAGGTGATGTCGCTCgcactttcattaaaaatttaacgtCAGATTTGTCCGATTTGTATGAGAACCACATGAAAATAGTGGTTCCAATGCACATGACTCATAATGAGTTAGATAATTTTAGGAAAGCGACCATTTGCCACATATGTaagggtattttaaataatgatagAGTGAAAGATCATTGTCATTTTACAGGTAGATATAGAGGTGCAGCCCATAATTCCTGTAATCTTAATTACAAGACGGGTGATTTTATCCCCGTATTCTTTCACAATTTCTCCAAATACGattctcatttgtttgttaaagAACTTGGAGAAATTGAGGGAGAAATAAAAGTTATCCCTTTGAATAAGGAattgtatatttcaatttctaaatatCTCCCTCTAAGGAAAAATACGTTAGAAATCAGGTTTTTGGATACTATCAGATTCATGCCCTCTAGTCTAGACACACTCGCGGGGAATTTGAGTGAGGAGAATTTTAATGTGCTGAAATCACAGTACAAAAACAAGTCCGATTTTGAACTACTTCGCAGGAAAGGAGTTTTCCCATATGAATATTTAGATTCTGTTGAAAAACTAGATGAAACTTCTCTCCCACCGAGATCCAAGTTCTATAGTAATTTAACAGAGTCAGAATGTTCAGAAGAGGATTACGCTCATGCCATCCAAGTATGGcatcattttaaattgtcGTTCATTGAAGGAATACTtagaattgtatttgaaaactgatgttttattgttaacagacgtttttccaaaattttagGGCAATTTGTTCTTCAATTTACAATCTTGACCCAGCCCATTATTACACTACACCAGGATTGTCGTGGGATGCTATGTTAAAAACCACAGAGATTGAACTCGAGTTACTCACTGATATTGATATGATTACATATGTTAAGAGTGGAATTCGGGGTGGGTTGGTGCAATGTAGTCATAGAcatacaaaagcaaaccacaaatacttaaaaaattttcGATCCTACTAAAGAATcggaatttttaatgtatgtggatgcaaacaatttgtatggATGGGCTATGTCTGAACCACTACCTTACGGTGAGTTCAAATGGTTAGACACGAATCAGATTAAGAGTTTTAATCTAGAAAATATTCATGAAAATAGTGAGTATGGATATATTCTAGAGGTTGATCTAGATTACCCTTACTCACTTCATGATGAACATAATGATCTACCATTCTGTCCGGATAACAAGCTACCATCAAGCAGTTGTAAAAACTCCCAAGTTAATAGCCGATCTCGCTGAAAAGAAGAATTATATCATATACTATAAGACTTTAAAACAGTGTATGAGACATGGcttggaattaaaaaaaattcactcCATCCTTCAATTTAGGCAGAAAGCCTGGCTCaagaaatatattgatataaacaCTGAGCATAGGACCAgagccaaaaataattttgaaaaagatttttttaaattattgaacaatGCTGTTTATGGAAAAACCATGGAAAACAGTGAAAAAAGGGTGGATGTACGAATAATAACGGAGTGGGACTATCCAGTTGAAAATAGGAAGTTAGGACGACCCAAATTATGTGCCAGggatttaatatcaaaatctAATTTTCATAGTGCATCAAGGTTCAGTGAAACTATGtatgcaattcaaatgaagAGGTTACACAACATTTGTGATAAACCAATTTATTTAGGATTTGTAGTGTTGGAGatgtcaaaatataaaatgtatgacTTCCATTATGACTACATGAAACCTAAGTTTGGGAAagcactcaaattaaattatatggatacggattcatttatttacagcataaaaacaaatgatttttatgcagATATTCGGGATGATGTGGAGTTAAAGTTTGACACGTCCGAATATCCAGATGAATTGGCCGAGTTGTATAAGTTTAAGAAATGTAATAAGAAACGATTAGGTTTCTTTAAGGATGAGTTGCATGGTAAACCAATGACTGAGTTTGTTGGTTTACGCTCAAAAATGTATGCGTACACTTATGAAAATTTCGATAACTCTGGTGAAATATGcgtcaaaaaaaataaggggGTAAAGGCATGTTGTGTGATGGGTATTTCattatcaaattattcaaatactttGTATACAGGAAAGCAAGAACGTTCTAGTATGCAGTTGTTTAGGTCTAGAGGGCATGAAATCACTACAGTCGAAGTAACAAAAACTACATTAGATAGTCAGGATGATAAACGAATAATAGAAGAAGATAGATAAGATTTCAACTATAGCAAGAGCACATTATTTAGTAATACCCTTTGAAATTGAGAGTTCCATATCAATTTTAGAAGCGGAGTCAAGAGTTTGGCGCAGCCAAATGTTTGCACTACAGAACTCACACAGTAACCAATCTAGtgtgaacaaaataaataatcttaaaagAAAGTTGGATAATAATGAAAGTGCGATCAACATTTACGAAGGACAATTAATATGTCATTTCTTGTTAATagataatatgaaaaaaagaaaactagaTGATTAGATTAATAAACAatactttattgaaattgaaatgtataaattaaaaaaaaaaaaaaaaatgtttaaaattaagtgtacatattagtaaattaagaaaaataaaaaattataaataacttgaagataaaataaaaagaaaaaatacaaaacacaaaattgttttcaatcttataatattacaaaatttcattcttATGAATCCAGCTGTCTTCGGTTTTGGGGAAGCCCAACCAGCGCACTAGAGCTCTATTGCCTTTcttttttaacactttttcaACCAGATAAGTGTTAggaaaacttgtttttttcagtTCCTCTTTGTAGAAACCACCTTGAATTGGATTCCCATTGAAGTCTTGTAGTAAGTATGTTGTTGGgtaagtattttgtactttgcttattttaaaaatttcagttGTCCAATTAGGAGTATAGCCTTTTTCAAATACATGTTTGTACTTGCTGATGCGTACATAAtcacccattttcaatttgcttcccgcaaacattttaatgttattgtagacggttttcaaaatatgtttctcatttttagtatttacatTAACGGGTGGCATTCGTATAGTTCTATGATGTCTATTGTTGTAAACGGAAATTAGTGATTTGAATATATCAACCCACTTGTATGTACCATTGAAACTAAATTCACGCCACATTAGGTCTTTTAATGATCTATTAAATCGTTCAACAATTGAGGCCTTTAGACTACTAAATGTTGAATAGTGGTTGATTCCATATCGTTTCATTAATATCTTAAATTGGGTGTTAAAGAACTCTTTTCCATCGTCTGTTTGAAGATTTTTGGGGAATCCTCTCCctgattgaaatattttctccATGGCCTCAGCAacatcttttgcatttttagacTTTATTGCTTCCCCCATCCAAATTTTGAGAATGTGTCTATCACTGTTAGCATGTAGCGATACCCATTGTTTGAGTGTGCATACTTCCCCATTTCAACCAAGTCAGCTTGCCATAATTCGTTTATCCCTTTTGTTATGACTCTACGTCTAAGAAAATGCTTACGTGAAGGAGcatgtatttcattaattattccCCGTCTAgacatatttattactttcgaATATGAGAGCGTATAATTTTATCAAGAATATCTGATGTAGTTTTCTCAGTCTTGATTATTCGCTGATCAACTGTAGTCAATTTATCGGATAATAATCTCTCATTCCTTTCTTGATGACTTGAAATCATTGATGTTAGAAAATTTCTCAAATCGTTTACAACTTGGTCTACATATTCTTTTATCGCCAAGTCGGCATTCTCAATTGGTAAGCGACCATTTTTTAAACGTCTTCCTTGAATATTATAACTTCCATCATTATCAATGTAGAGTCCTGGTATTTTCTCACGTCGTTTTAAATGAATAGAGATCTGCTTATCATTTACATAACGTCCAAACTTGTCAACAGACATGATGATTATAagttcatttcaatattatcaatcaattatatatgaatttagtGTATAATTTGAGCCTCTCTCAATTCTTCAATTATTGATGTAATTTCATTAGTATGATTCGTATTTCCAGCTGTTTGAGAGGCAATTAAGAGTTGTAATCGTTCAACCAACTCATTTGGATCGTCCCAATATACATAATTGGGTTTATTCGTCGCGAGTGACATGAAACCAGTCCCAGAAACAATagattttgagaatttatgtGTAGA
Encoded here:
- the LOC117577231 gene encoding uncharacterized protein LOC117577231, whose protein sequence is MNPENINNFNNFNYTTNTINGEYCYSCQHYLPAGMQWHFHARTDIHKYNSIRPVDGRINMNPENINNFNYTTNTINGEYCYSCQHYLPAGMQWHFHARTDIHKYNSIRPVDGRIKQIVNGYKGRILQYMFENEGADVRMPMEFLNEAGLALIPHLECVMTTHLSSKCNFELFAEYMLIKEYDIQQEIKSFQSTMSQVTTGSDFTRFFESHKNVIDAKMSEFQEKDSGWTLTRIIRLELNVYKCDPTKGSNHFELPLKLKNRKAVVNVHNKDAFCFKWAIISALKPISRSYHCNSYGVEITSPIIEVNNIKIDFNGLSFPMEIRKIKEFTKRNPHISLNVFGYDEESDKIIGPLYCDGVEMRIHINLLFVDGPTAGIHGHYVWIKNISSLLAKQLGKHRVKRWFCNQCLQYSTSEERAAQHTLRCSRVVTEGPRKDQKISFKNHHRQLEVPFVVYADFECILEPVSLDVSVNTKIINKHVPVAFAYYIKCAFDSGLDKFVSKTGGDVARTFIKNLTSDLSDLYENHMKIVVPMHMTHNELDNFRKATICHICKGILNNDRVKDHCHFTGRYRGAAHNSCNLNYKTGDFIPVFFHNFSKYDSHLFVKELGEIEGEIKVIPLNKELYISISKYLPLRKNTLEIRFLDTIRFMPSSLDTLAGNLSEENFNVLKSQYKNKSDFELLRRKGVFPYEYLDSVEKLDETSLPPRSKFYSNLTESECSEEDYAHAIQGNLFFNLQS